In one window of Shewanella goraebulensis DNA:
- the ribF gene encoding bifunctional riboflavin kinase/FAD synthetase produces MELIRGIHNILPSHHGCVLTIGNFDGVHRGHAQVLNNLVNKAKHFQLPAVVMTFEPQPQELFRQQDAPARISLLRDKITLLDELNIDRLLCVNFNSHFANQPAEQFIEDLLVKKLGVKYLVVGDDFCFGKNRTGTFEMLVAAGKKFGFTVVSTQSFILGSIRVSSTAVREQLALGNLEHARRLLGHPFVLTGRVAHGQKLGRTIGFPTANIALKRKVSPVRGVFAVKMYWDDSDIYEGVANVGFRPTVDGQVCQLEVHLFDFDGDLYSKRVEVELVAKIRDEHPFESLEALKKQILNDANEAKALFGNDAG; encoded by the coding sequence ATGGAACTAATCCGCGGTATACACAATATTTTACCTTCGCATCATGGGTGCGTGCTCACTATTGGTAACTTTGATGGTGTGCATCGTGGTCATGCGCAAGTGCTTAATAACTTAGTTAATAAGGCAAAGCATTTTCAGCTACCTGCTGTAGTGATGACGTTTGAACCTCAACCACAAGAGCTTTTCCGTCAGCAAGATGCCCCAGCAAGAATTAGTTTGCTACGGGATAAAATTACTTTACTTGATGAGCTCAATATTGATCGCCTGCTTTGTGTTAATTTTAATAGTCATTTTGCCAATCAACCTGCTGAGCAGTTTATTGAAGATTTACTCGTTAAAAAACTCGGCGTTAAGTATTTAGTTGTTGGGGATGATTTTTGCTTTGGCAAAAACAGAACTGGCACTTTTGAAATGCTGGTAGCCGCAGGTAAAAAGTTTGGATTTACGGTTGTTAGCACACAGAGCTTTATTTTAGGCTCTATAAGAGTGAGCTCAACAGCGGTAAGAGAACAACTTGCTTTAGGTAATTTAGAGCATGCAAGAAGATTATTAGGCCACCCCTTTGTGTTAACAGGCCGTGTTGCTCACGGTCAAAAGTTAGGAAGAACCATAGGTTTTCCAACAGCAAATATTGCCTTGAAACGTAAGGTCTCACCTGTTCGCGGTGTGTTTGCAGTTAAAATGTATTGGGATGACAGTGATATTTATGAGGGCGTTGCCAATGTTGGGTTTAGACCAACAGTTGATGGGCAAGTCTGCCAGCTAGAAGTGCACTTATTTGATTTCGACGGTGACTTATACAGTAAACGTGTTGAAGTAGAATTGGTGGCAAAAATCCGTGATGAACATCCGTTCGAATCATTGGAAGCACTGAAAAAACAAATTTTGAATGATGCAAATGAAGCAAAAGCTTTATTTGGCAATGATGCAGGTTGA